A stretch of the Uranotaenia lowii strain MFRU-FL chromosome 3, ASM2978415v1, whole genome shotgun sequence genome encodes the following:
- the LOC129756463 gene encoding uncharacterized protein LOC129756463, with translation MTSKSPNRFCFGRRIKASSTMPSNWTYSGTHRRNQRIKLSRTSSLLLLTAYVQLPVKSAQAIRFQSRQKCNPIISEDKYKLMIQSEMKTQHQRCFSGIMEFNKIFRNLWRKSSCRHSQTHSDIRW, from the exons ATGACATCAAAATCACCGAATCGTTTCTGTTTTGGAAGGA GAATCAAAGCGAGCAGTACCATGCCGTCAAACTGGACCTACTCTGGGACCCACAGGAGGAACCAACGCATAAAACTTTCCAGAACTTCATCCTTACTCTTGCTGACTGCTTATGttcag CTTCCAGTAAAGTCGGCCCAGGCGATACGGTTCCAATCAAGGCAAAAATGTAACCCGATAATTTCAGAGGACAAATACAAGTTGATGATCCAATCAGAAATGAAAACCCAGCATCAGAGATGTTTTTCAG GTATTAtggaatttaacaaaattttccgtAATTTGTGGCGTAAGAGCAGCTGCCGTCATTCTCAAACTCATTCTGACATCCGTTGGTAG